The DNA segment AAGAGTATCTTTTACCTTTTACTCCAGAAGATAATAAAAATGCCCCCATAGATGCAGCTTGACCTATACAAATAGTACAAACATCTGGTTTGATATAGTTCATAGTATCATAAATTGACATACCACTTGTAATTACTCCACCTGGAGAGTTGATATATAAATAGATGTCTTTATCTGGATCTTCAGCCTCTAAAAACAGTAGCTGTGCAACAATAGATGACGCAACAGCATCATTTACCTCTCCACTTAACATAATAATTCTATCTTTAAGAAGTCTAGAGTAGATATCGTAACTTCTCTCACCTCTTCCACTTTTTTCAACTACATATGGTATATAACTCATTTTCTATCCTAAGGTTTATTTTCCTAATTTTTCGTCTAATAATTTAGTAATTACTTTCTCTTCAATCATTGACATTTTAATAGCAGGTAAATATCCAGCTTCTTGGTATTTTTTTAATACATTTTGTGGATTTTGTCCAGTTTGTAGTGCCTCATAGTAGATTACTTGAGTTACTTCTTGGTCACTTACCTCTACACCTTCTGCTTT comes from the Halarcobacter ebronensis genome and includes:
- the clpP gene encoding ATP-dependent Clp endopeptidase proteolytic subunit ClpP codes for the protein MSYIPYVVEKSGRGERSYDIYSRLLKDRIIMLSGEVNDAVASSIVAQLLFLEAEDPDKDIYLYINSPGGVITSGMSIYDTMNYIKPDVCTICIGQAASMGAFLLSSGVKGKRYSLPNSRIMIHQPLGGAQGQATDIQIQAKEIQRMKDTLNHILSEQTGQPLEVLEKDTDRDNFMSAEQAKAYGLIDEVITSHK